The following are encoded together in the Populus trichocarpa isolate Nisqually-1 chromosome 5, P.trichocarpa_v4.1, whole genome shotgun sequence genome:
- the LOC7464846 gene encoding pentatricopeptide repeat-containing protein At1g03100, mitochondrial — MLSTRKLKRQVVVLSPRVLFSLLSDSGHETTRVSRCRMLVSWSSRPVNEFLESSLTNLNGPTVVVGIQGGFNHQSHSFSTLAGTILVQARDPAKLCMEIENAIDEHRFNDAWKLFEQHLHMDGFPRKSIVNKLLTSYSASLDVPWLEKAYGLVEQAIEESKQNLLEKEPLIYLSFVLAKCGLPVPASTVLRKLIQMEQYPPVTAWSAILAHMSLTAPGAYLAAELILEIGYLFQDGRVDPRKKINAPLIAMKPNTIAMNIALTGCLLFGTTRKAEQLLDMMPRIGIRADTNLLIIMAHIYERNGRREELRKLQRHIDDSQSLTDTQFRQFYNCLLTCHLKFGDLDAASNMVLIMLRKAREARNSFATAALLFPIDKKSSPGPVSEKSLSHKESGGLGNNRSNKDLTISYEEFYRDRNFLKLDTEAKEVLSTLLVELQMQVELITTERGILQPTEKIYVKLVKAFLESGKTKELAAFLIKAEKEDSPASNDDSALVHVINSCISLGWLDQAHDLLDEMCLAGIRTSSSVYASLLKAYCKANRTGEVTALLRDARRAGIQLDSSSYNALIEFRVIQKDTKEALHIFKEMKEAKIPRTGHQEFEMLVKGCAEGGEAGLMAKLLQEIKEEQAADSGVHDWNNVIHFFCKKRLMQDAEKALKKMRSLGHAPNAQTFHSMVTGYAAIGGKYIEVTELWGEMKSIASATSMKFDQELLDSVLYTFVRGGFFSRANEVVDMMEKGKMFIDKYKYRTLYLKYHKTLYKGKTPKIQTESLVKKREAALTFKKWLGLN, encoded by the coding sequence ATGCTATCTACCAGGAAATTGAAGCGACAAGTCGTTGTGTTGTCCCCTAGAGTTTTATTTTCCTTACTTTCTGATAGTGGACATGAGACTACTCGGGTTTCCAGATGCCGGATGCTAGTTTCTTGGAGCAGCAGGCCTGTCAATGAGTTTCTTGAGTCCTCTTTGACCAACCTAAATGGTCCAACTGTTGTTGTAGGAATCCAGGGTGGGTTCAATCATCAAAGCCATTCCTTTTCAACTCTGGCTGGAACAATTTTGGTCCAGGCTCGAGACCCAGCTAAATTATGTATGGAAATAGAGAATGCAATCGATGAGCATAGATTTAATGATGCATGGAAGTTATTTGAACAGCATTTGCATATGGATGGGTTTCCTCGAAAGTCCATTGTGAATAAGCTTCTAACAAGTTATTCTGCAAGCCTTGATGTTCCATGGCTTGAGAAGGCATATGGCTTGGTAGAACAGGCTATTGAGGAAAGCAAGCAGAATCTGCTGGAGAAAGAGCCTTTGATCTATCTCTCTTTTGTTCTTGCTAAATGTGGTTTGCCAGTTCCAGCATCAACGGTCCTGAGAAAGTTGATACAAATGGAACAATATCCTCCGGTGACTGCGTGGTCTGCAATCTTGGCTCATATGTCACTAACAGCTCCTGGTGCTTACCTAGCTGCTGAGCTGATACTTGAGATAGGTTACTTGTTTCAAGATGGTAGGGTGGACCCACGTAAAAAGATTAATGCACCTTTGATTGCCATGAAGCCTAATACTATTGCTATGAACATTGCTTTGACTGGATGTCTCTTGTTTGGAACAACTAGAAAAGCAGAGCAGCTTCTTGACATGATGCCTCGAATTGGCATCAGAGCCGACACAAATTTATTGATCATAATGGCACATATATATGAGAGGAATGGGAGAAGAGAAGAACTTCGAAAACTTCAGAGACATATAGATGATTCCCAAAGTTTAACCGATACGCAATTTCGGCAGTTCTATAATTGTTTACTAACATGCCACTTGAAATTTGGGGATCTCGATGCTGCTTCCAACATGGTTTTGATAATGCTTCGGAAAGCAAGGGAAGCACGGAATTCATTTGCTACGGCTGCACTGCTGTTCCCAATTGATAAGAAGTCCTCTCCAGGCCCAGTTTCTGAGAAAAGTTTGAGCCACAAAGAATCAGGTGGTTTAGGGAACAATAGATCAAACAAAGATCTTACGATTTCTTATGAAGAGTTCTATAGAGACCGGAATTTCTTGAAACTTGACACTGAGGCAAAGGAAGTCCTCAGTACTCTTTTAGTTGAGTTGCAGATGCAAGTTGAATTGATTACAACTGAACGTGGTATCCTCCAGCCAACTGAAAAAATTTATGTGAAGCTGGTTAAAGCTTTCCTAGAATCCGGCAAGACCAAGGAGTTGGCTGCATTTCTCATCAAGGCAGAGAAAGAAGATTCTCCAGCTTCCAATGACGATTCAGCTTTGGTTCATGTCATCAATTCATGCATTTCACTTGGGTGGCTAGATCAGGCACATGACCTGCTAGATGAGATGTGTTTGGCTGGGATCAGAACCAGTTCTTCTGTCTATGCTTCACTCTTGAAAGCATATTGTAAAGCAAACCGAACAGGAGAGGTCACTGCACTTCTACGAGATGCACGTAGAGCAGGGATCCAGCTAGACTCGAGTAGTTATAATGCATTGATTGAGTTCCGAGTGATTCAAAAAGATACTAAGGAAGCCCTCCATATTTTTAAGGAGATGAAAGAGGCTAAGATACCTAGAACTGGCCATCAGGAATTTGAGATGTTGGTTAAGGGATGTGCAGAGGGTGGTGAAGCAGGGTTGATGGCAAAGCTTTTGCAGGAAATCAAAGAAGAGCAGGCTGCAGATTCTGGAGTTCATGATTGGAATAATGTGATCCACTTTTTCTGCAAGAAGAGACTTATGCAAGATGCCGAAAAGGCTTTGAAGAAGATGAGGAGTCTGGGCCATGCCCCAAATGCTCAAACTTTTCATTCTATGGTGACTGGATACGCTGCCATTGGGGGAAAATATATAGAGGTAACAGAGCTCTGGGGCGAAATGAAATCTATTGCTTCAGCAACGTCGATGAAGTTTGACCAGGAACTACTGGATTCAGTACTTTATACATTTGTGAGAGGTGGATTTTTTTCTCGAGCAAATGAAGTCGTGGATATGATGGAGAAAGGGAAAATGTTCATTGACAAATACAAGTATCGAACCCTCTACTTGAAGTACCATAAAACACTATACAAGGGAAAAACTCCCAAAATCCAGACAGAAAGTCTAGTAAAAAAGAGGGAAGCTGCACTGACCTTTAAGAAGTGGTTGGGTCTGAACTGA
- the LOC7464847 gene encoding FCS-Like Zinc finger 6 isoform X1, whose amino-acid sequence MPGKRSRLTRSQSFGDIGLGNDRLPPRDGGFTADNMAGQFIRRIIAVSPPPPLLPEKEKDIGDGLMETEHFLERCEHCWKRLSQKQDVYMYGDLGAFCSPECRDAQIAIDKAGQEVHGQSIGIRASSSRKDTTGKAVAEVPRLVYN is encoded by the exons ATGCCAGGCAAGCGTTCTCGCTTAACTCGGTCTCAGAGCTTCGGTGACATTGGTTTAGGGAACGACCGGCTGCCTCCGAGGGACGGTGGTTTCACTGCTGATAACATGGCCGGTCAGTTTATCCGAAGGATTATCGCGGTCTCGCCTCCTCCTCCGCTGCTGCCTGAGAAAGAGAAGGATATTGGAGATGGTTTAATGGAGACTGAGCATTTTCTCGAGAGGTGTGAGCACTGCTGGAAGAGATTGAGTCAAAAACAGGATGTCTATATGTACGG TGACTTGGGTGCTTTTTGTAGTCCTGAGTGCCGCGATGCACAGATTGCAATTGACAAGGCAGGGCAGGAAGTCCATGGACAATCAATTGGCATAAGGGCTTCAAGCAGCAGGAAGGATACAACTGGAAAGGCAGTGGCAGAAGTACCACGGCTTGTATATAACTAG
- the LOC7464847 gene encoding uncharacterized protein LOC7464847 isoform X2, whose product MSICTGHLIVDLTIKISQARINAEENNTLVLGYLLLKGDLGAFCSPECRDAQIAIDKAGQEVHGQSIGIRASSSRKDTTGKAVAEVPRLVYN is encoded by the exons ATGTCTATATGTACGG GTCATCTTATTGTGGATCTAACTATCAAGATTTCCCAAGCAAGAATTAACGCTGAAGAAAACAACACATTAGTTCTTGGATATCTTTTACTCAAAGG TGACTTGGGTGCTTTTTGTAGTCCTGAGTGCCGCGATGCACAGATTGCAATTGACAAGGCAGGGCAGGAAGTCCATGGACAATCAATTGGCATAAGGGCTTCAAGCAGCAGGAAGGATACAACTGGAAAGGCAGTGGCAGAAGTACCACGGCTTGTATATAACTAG